Proteins found in one uncultured Desulfuromonas sp. genomic segment:
- a CDS encoding IS110 family transposase, producing MFIGLDVHKKSIEIAIAEDGRTGEVRRYGEIAGDLSALDKVVRKLISKGAELHFVYEAGPCGYEIYRHLTAQGFDCQVVAPSKIPKKSGERIKNDRRDAQMLARLHRAGELSGVFVPAAEDEAMRDLTRSREDAKITQKKAKQRILAFLLRHGFRYNGRTPWSQAHMRWIAEIKMPHPAQQIALQEYVDTLTESTCRVKRLTDQIQQLLPQWRMFEVTKAYQSLRGVSLIVAATTVAEIGDLTRFDSPVELMSYLGLVPSEHSSGEKTKRGAITKTGNGHVRRVLVEAAWAYRLPARISRVLHKRQEGLSQEICAISWKAQLRLCARYKYMLERGKCKQVIVTAIARELCAFMWAIAHEVDIPEVV from the coding sequence ATGTTTATCGGATTGGACGTCCATAAAAAATCTATTGAGATAGCCATTGCCGAGGACGGTCGCACTGGCGAAGTTCGCCGATACGGTGAAATTGCCGGTGACTTGTCTGCTCTGGACAAGGTGGTTAGGAAACTTATTTCAAAAGGAGCTGAACTGCACTTTGTCTACGAAGCCGGTCCTTGCGGCTATGAGATTTACCGCCACCTGACAGCTCAGGGATTCGATTGCCAGGTGGTGGCCCCCTCAAAGATTCCAAAGAAAAGCGGCGAGCGGATAAAAAATGACCGCCGGGATGCGCAGATGCTTGCCCGCCTGCATCGGGCCGGTGAACTGTCCGGCGTCTTTGTCCCTGCGGCGGAAGATGAAGCGATGCGGGATCTCACCCGCTCGAGAGAAGATGCCAAAATAACGCAGAAAAAAGCCAAGCAGCGCATTCTGGCTTTCCTGCTTCGGCATGGGTTCAGATACAACGGACGAACTCCTTGGAGTCAGGCCCATATGCGGTGGATCGCTGAGATTAAAATGCCCCATCCCGCTCAGCAAATCGCTCTTCAGGAATATGTCGACACATTAACTGAGAGCACGTGCCGGGTGAAACGCCTTACGGATCAGATTCAGCAACTTTTGCCGCAATGGCGTATGTTTGAGGTCACCAAGGCCTATCAGTCACTACGCGGTGTCTCTTTAATTGTTGCTGCGACCACAGTTGCGGAAATCGGCGACCTGACACGTTTTGATAGTCCCGTTGAACTGATGTCCTATCTTGGTCTGGTTCCATCGGAACACTCCAGTGGCGAGAAGACGAAACGAGGCGCCATCACCAAGACAGGTAATGGCCATGTGCGCCGGGTTCTTGTGGAAGCAGCCTGGGCTTACCGCCTTCCTGCCCGCATCAGTCGGGTGTTACATAAACGCCAAGAAGGTTTATCACAAGAGATTTGCGCTATTTCCTGGAAAGCCCAACTCCGGCTCTGTGCCCGCTACAAATACATGCTGGAACGGGGAAAATGCAAGCAGGTGATTGTAACGGCCATCGCCCGGGAACTCTGTGCCTTCATGTGGGCCATCGCCCATGAGGTTGACATTCCGGAAGTGGTATAA
- a CDS encoding Cache 3/Cache 2 fusion domain-containing protein, with protein MKLRTKIILTSLSLVVITVVSVLGIAIYQNNILSQRVSGEIDSLARREAACISQDVYLMCRSAQESVQVMVDAGLNVARDSLTSLGGIAFDGDTVSWQAVNQFTKQSQEVSLPRMLVGETWLGQNTRVDVATPIVDKVQTLVGGTVTIFQRMNEQGDMLRVATNVVKKNGQRAVGTYIPHVNPDGKTNSVIAKVLSGETYRGRAFVVNDWYITAYEPIWNKQHTSVVGILYVGVKQENIDSLRRGILDIKVGASGYVYVLGGQGNLKGSYIISQNGKRDKENILNVKDADGESIIRKIVDKALALPTYSRGDIPVAFEDYNWKNAGSDVARSKVAAITYFAPWDWVIVAGYYTDDFAASHNLVSDAVATQLTWIISVAALMLILSVAGSYLLANSVSRPLILTSSMMTDLQNGHLDKRLNLNRKDEIGDMAHVVDQFADNLQQEVVTAFEKLASGDFTFKAEGVIAAPLAKANAAMNETMAQIRTFGEQIASGSHQISDTSQTLSQGATEQASSLEEIAASLNENAAQTTANAENASVANQLTRLAQKAGGAGSQHMEQMVQAMDDINASGEHISKIIKTIDEIAFQTNLLALNAAVEAARAGQHGKGFAVVAEEVRNLAARSAKAAHETAGLIEGTVEKTVNGTQIASQTAKALQEMVEGITKVSDLVGEIATASQEQAQGISQINIGVGQIDTVTQQNTASAEESAAAAEQLSSQAEQLRAMLSRFTLESSSTIVTRTPSAEPLPGIGWGE; from the coding sequence ATGAAACTCAGAACAAAAATCATTTTAACATCATTGTCTCTGGTGGTGATCACCGTTGTTTCCGTTTTGGGAATCGCCATCTACCAGAACAATATCCTCAGTCAGCGTGTCAGTGGTGAAATTGACAGTCTGGCTCGCAGAGAAGCGGCGTGTATCTCTCAGGATGTCTACCTCATGTGCCGCTCCGCACAGGAATCTGTCCAGGTTATGGTCGATGCCGGCCTCAATGTTGCCCGCGATTCGCTGACCTCGCTCGGCGGCATTGCTTTTGATGGGGATACCGTGTCGTGGCAGGCCGTTAACCAGTTCACCAAACAGTCGCAAGAGGTTTCGCTCCCGCGCATGCTGGTGGGCGAAACCTGGCTGGGACAAAATACCAGAGTTGATGTCGCGACTCCCATTGTTGACAAAGTACAGACGTTGGTTGGCGGTACCGTGACCATCTTTCAACGGATGAATGAACAGGGCGATATGTTGCGTGTCGCCACAAATGTGGTGAAAAAAAATGGTCAACGGGCGGTTGGGACTTACATCCCTCACGTCAACCCGGATGGCAAAACAAATTCGGTCATTGCCAAAGTTCTGTCTGGAGAGACCTATCGTGGTCGGGCCTTTGTCGTGAATGACTGGTATATCACCGCCTATGAACCGATTTGGAACAAACAGCACACCTCGGTTGTCGGTATACTTTACGTTGGTGTGAAGCAGGAAAACATCGACAGCTTGCGTCGTGGCATCCTTGATATCAAAGTTGGTGCAAGTGGCTATGTCTATGTGCTGGGCGGGCAAGGGAACCTGAAGGGCAGTTACATTATTTCTCAAAACGGCAAACGCGATAAAGAGAACATCCTTAATGTTAAGGATGCCGACGGCGAATCGATTATTCGTAAAATCGTTGATAAAGCCCTGGCTTTACCTACCTATTCTCGCGGTGACATTCCCGTTGCCTTTGAAGACTACAATTGGAAAAACGCCGGCAGCGATGTTGCCCGCAGCAAGGTTGCCGCGATTACCTATTTTGCGCCGTGGGATTGGGTCATCGTCGCCGGTTATTACACCGATGACTTCGCCGCATCACACAATCTGGTCAGCGATGCCGTTGCCACCCAACTGACGTGGATTATCTCCGTTGCCGCATTGATGTTGATTTTGTCGGTTGCCGGCAGTTATCTCCTTGCCAACAGTGTCAGCCGTCCGCTGATTCTTACGTCCTCCATGATGACCGACTTGCAGAACGGCCATCTCGATAAGCGACTTAATCTTAACCGCAAAGATGAGATTGGCGACATGGCGCACGTGGTTGATCAATTTGCTGATAACCTGCAGCAGGAGGTCGTTACCGCTTTTGAAAAACTAGCCAGTGGTGATTTTACCTTCAAAGCCGAAGGCGTGATTGCCGCGCCTCTTGCCAAGGCGAATGCTGCCATGAATGAGACCATGGCGCAGATTCGTACCTTTGGTGAGCAGATTGCTTCCGGAAGCCACCAGATTTCCGATACCAGTCAAACCTTGTCTCAGGGGGCAACAGAGCAGGCCAGCAGTCTTGAAGAGATTGCCGCCTCTCTCAACGAAAATGCAGCCCAGACTACCGCCAATGCCGAAAATGCCTCTGTCGCCAACCAGTTGACCCGCTTAGCCCAGAAAGCCGGTGGAGCCGGTAGCCAACACATGGAACAGATGGTCCAGGCCATGGATGATATTAATGCCTCCGGTGAACATATTAGTAAAATCATCAAAACCATTGATGAGATCGCTTTTCAAACCAACCTGCTGGCGCTCAATGCTGCCGTTGAAGCAGCCCGCGCCGGACAACACGGCAAAGGTTTTGCCGTTGTCGCCGAAGAGGTGCGTAATCTCGCGGCCCGCAGTGCCAAAGCTGCGCACGAAACGGCAGGGTTGATTGAGGGCACCGTTGAAAAAACCGTCAACGGCACCCAGATCGCGTCCCAGACTGCCAAAGCATTGCAGGAAATGGTAGAGGGGATCACCAAGGTGTCCGACCTTGTCGGTGAGATCGCCACTGCCAGCCAGGAGCAGGCTCAGGGAATTTCCCAAATCAACATCGGCGTCGGCCAGATCGACACCGTCACTCAGCAGAATACCGCCAGCGCCGAAGAAAGTGCTGCCGCTGCTGAACAGCTCAGCAGTCAGGCCGAGCAACTGCGCGCCATGTTGAGCCGGTTTACCCTGGAATCCTCTTCCACCATAGTTACCCGGACACCTTCGGCAGAACCGCTCCCGGGAATTGGTTGGGGGGAATAG
- a CDS encoding rubrerythrin family protein: protein MPTTNEHLKEAFSGESQANQKYRAFAKQAEKEGFTNIAKLFRTTAEAERIHAEGHLKALDMIANTADNLQAAIDGETYEFTEMYPPMLEQALFDNHKAKRMFKFAVDAEEVHAQIYAKALEAVKAGKDMEVSDFYLCPICGYIELGSAPDECPVCGAKSKVFCQIG from the coding sequence ATGCCGACAACCAACGAACATCTCAAAGAAGCATTTTCAGGTGAGAGCCAGGCCAACCAGAAATATCGCGCCTTTGCCAAGCAGGCCGAAAAGGAGGGCTTCACCAATATTGCCAAACTGTTTCGCACCACAGCCGAAGCAGAGCGCATTCATGCGGAGGGACACCTCAAGGCACTTGACATGATTGCCAACACGGCGGACAACCTTCAGGCAGCGATTGATGGTGAAACCTATGAGTTTACAGAAATGTACCCGCCAATGCTGGAACAGGCCCTGTTTGACAATCACAAAGCAAAAAGGATGTTCAAATTTGCTGTGGATGCTGAAGAGGTGCATGCCCAAATCTATGCCAAGGCCCTTGAAGCGGTGAAGGCGGGTAAAGATATGGAGGTCAGTGACTTCTACCTCTGCCCGATCTGTGGTTATATCGAGCTGGGGTCAGCGCCCGACGAATGTCCGGTTTGCGGTGCCAAAAGCAAGGTGTTCTGCCAGATTGGCTAG
- a CDS encoding 3-deoxy-7-phosphoheptulonate synthase class II: MSDSPANWHPSSWHQFPAAQMPPWPDPAEYQETIKTISQFPPLVFAGEIRALKEILAKAAEGEAFLLQGGDCAENFSQCTAPYIRETLKVLLQMSIILTYAGRKPVAKVGRIAGQFAKPRSSNMEKIGDLEFPSFRGDMVNSPEFTAEARRPDPQRLIKGYYVACATMNLLRAFTKGGYAALHRVHAWNNDFVKNSPIGQNYEVLAEQISKALNFFETIGLDVDSPRFNQANVYTSHEALLLGYEEALTRRDSTTGEWYDCSAHMIWIGDRTRQLDGAHIEFFRGVLNPVGVKIGPSYNLDETLRLIEILNPENEPGRLTLITRFGAGKIGDYLPPLARAVKNAGHKVVWCCDPMHGNTYVAESGHKTRNFDDIMGEVGDFFSIHRSEGTNPGGVHLEMTGENVTECIGGGRKIENDHLKLNYATQCDPRLNAEQSLDLAFHLAQLVHG, from the coding sequence ATGTCTGATTCGCCTGCAAACTGGCATCCCTCAAGTTGGCACCAATTCCCTGCGGCCCAGATGCCGCCCTGGCCCGACCCCGCTGAATACCAGGAGACGATCAAAACGATTTCACAATTTCCCCCTCTGGTGTTCGCAGGCGAAATCCGTGCCCTTAAAGAGATCCTGGCGAAAGCGGCTGAAGGCGAGGCATTTCTTCTTCAGGGCGGAGATTGTGCGGAGAATTTCTCTCAATGCACAGCGCCCTATATTCGTGAAACGCTCAAAGTTTTACTGCAAATGTCGATCATCCTGACCTATGCCGGAAGGAAACCGGTTGCCAAAGTGGGACGGATTGCCGGCCAATTTGCCAAGCCACGTTCATCAAACATGGAAAAGATTGGCGATCTTGAGTTTCCCAGCTTCCGCGGTGACATGGTGAACAGCCCGGAATTTACCGCGGAGGCACGTCGCCCGGATCCTCAGCGACTGATCAAAGGCTACTATGTCGCCTGCGCGACAATGAACCTGCTGCGTGCCTTTACAAAGGGAGGCTATGCCGCACTTCATCGGGTTCACGCCTGGAACAACGATTTTGTTAAAAATTCTCCGATTGGACAAAACTATGAAGTTCTGGCGGAGCAGATCTCCAAGGCGTTGAACTTTTTTGAAACAATCGGCCTCGATGTTGACAGCCCCCGCTTCAACCAGGCCAATGTCTACACATCCCATGAAGCGCTGCTGCTCGGCTACGAAGAGGCATTGACGCGGCGCGATTCGACTACCGGTGAATGGTATGACTGTAGTGCTCACATGATCTGGATTGGAGATCGCACCCGTCAATTAGATGGCGCGCACATTGAATTTTTCCGCGGCGTTCTTAACCCGGTCGGCGTCAAGATAGGCCCCAGTTACAATCTCGACGAGACACTGCGATTGATCGAAATTCTCAACCCTGAAAACGAACCGGGAAGACTGACCCTGATAACTCGTTTTGGTGCCGGTAAAATTGGAGACTATCTACCGCCTTTAGCACGGGCGGTTAAAAACGCCGGGCACAAAGTGGTCTGGTGTTGCGATCCGATGCATGGCAATACCTATGTTGCTGAAAGTGGCCACAAAACCAGAAACTTTGACGACATCATGGGTGAAGTGGGTGATTTCTTCTCGATCCATCGTTCCGAAGGAACCAATCCTGGCGGTGTTCATCTGGAGATGACCGGCGAGAACGTTACGGAGTGTATCGGCGGCGGACGGAAAATTGAGAATGATCATCTCAAGCTGAATTATGCCACCCAGTGCGATCCTCGACTAAACGCAGAACAGAGTCTTGATCTTGCTTTTCATCTGGCACAGCTGGTTCATGGTTAA
- a CDS encoding sigma 54-interacting transcriptional regulator, with protein sequence MTSQRTLHLLCDFREPSVARAAQEARKTQDTIQIGSLRTGNFAPTLNSLLTTLADTDSALICLLHSDARQLREAGSVLEQHPISRRQRIRLSSSAFSPQMHQWAKARGIPCETNPYENSDRASWAPQQLGSLSRNERHWLQYRLMEALIAGTTPQTIYAELITVLRDGSPTEEEQQRALNFVARGEPDMAGGNYAEERRDHPNAIDVLRDRTVQIGRSGLNSLIIGETGTGKESLAWYIHNFSLRRNQPFLALNCAFFEGERLEAELFGYEQGAFTDAKKKKIGLVEMAHGGTVFLDELPEMTPRVQAKLLRFLQDGSYSRLGGNQTYRADVRVISAAQPQRLTTLRSDLHYRIAEVELVTVPLRQLQPRDVVNVACNLAYRLMWTKTFKAEKETILTPDLIRLVWQRLATPEATAALSNYAWPGNMRELSSLIKRFVLLDDDIFSELAAKCSPAATENDWNNFLLPVTSLTDLTERGLKLSNLPSAYLNHLASQFGGKDAIQPTKLAQALDCSYNTLMNHLKK encoded by the coding sequence ATGACCTCACAAAGAACACTCCACCTGCTTTGCGATTTTCGCGAACCCTCCGTGGCACGGGCGGCCCAAGAAGCGCGCAAAACGCAGGACACCATCCAAATCGGCAGCCTGCGCACCGGTAATTTTGCCCCGACGCTCAACAGCTTGCTCACCACGCTTGCCGACACGGACTCAGCGCTGATCTGCCTGCTGCACAGCGATGCGCGTCAACTTCGGGAAGCGGGAAGCGTGTTGGAGCAACACCCGATCTCACGCCGGCAACGGATCCGCCTGTCCAGCTCTGCATTCAGCCCGCAAATGCATCAATGGGCTAAAGCCAGGGGAATCCCCTGCGAGACCAACCCGTACGAAAACAGCGACAGAGCCTCATGGGCCCCCCAGCAGCTCGGCAGCCTGAGTCGCAACGAGCGGCACTGGCTGCAATATCGCCTGATGGAAGCGTTGATCGCCGGTACCACACCACAGACGATCTACGCCGAGCTCATTACAGTGTTACGTGACGGGTCACCCACAGAAGAGGAACAACAACGTGCTTTGAACTTTGTCGCAAGGGGCGAGCCGGATATGGCGGGAGGCAACTACGCGGAGGAGCGGCGGGACCACCCCAATGCGATTGATGTGTTGCGTGACAGAACAGTTCAAATCGGCCGCTCAGGCCTCAACAGCCTGATTATCGGAGAAACGGGTACCGGTAAGGAATCCCTGGCGTGGTACATACACAACTTCAGCTTGCGCCGCAACCAGCCCTTTCTGGCTCTGAACTGTGCTTTTTTTGAAGGGGAACGCCTTGAAGCAGAGCTGTTTGGCTATGAGCAGGGAGCTTTTACCGATGCCAAAAAGAAAAAAATCGGCCTGGTTGAAATGGCTCACGGCGGGACGGTTTTTCTCGATGAGCTGCCGGAGATGACCCCGCGTGTCCAGGCCAAGCTGCTGCGATTTCTCCAGGACGGCAGCTATTCACGGCTCGGCGGCAATCAGACCTACCGGGCGGATGTGCGCGTCATTTCCGCCGCTCAACCGCAGCGCCTGACCACGCTGAGAAGTGACCTGCATTACCGCATCGCCGAAGTGGAACTTGTTACTGTGCCGTTACGCCAGCTGCAGCCTCGTGATGTTGTCAATGTTGCTTGCAATCTCGCCTACAGGCTCATGTGGACGAAGACTTTCAAGGCCGAGAAAGAAACCATTTTGACGCCGGACCTGATTCGTTTGGTTTGGCAGCGTCTTGCCACGCCGGAAGCCACGGCGGCACTTTCCAACTACGCATGGCCTGGAAATATGCGAGAGCTGTCGTCGCTGATCAAACGCTTCGTCTTATTGGATGACGATATTTTCAGCGAATTGGCGGCCAAATGCTCTCCAGCCGCAACGGAAAACGACTGGAATAATTTCCTGCTGCCGGTCACCTCGCTCACTGATTTGACAGAACGCGGACTCAAGTTAAGCAACCTGCCTTCCGCATATCTTAACCATCTGGCTAGCCAGTTTGGTGGTAAAGATGCCATTCAACCCACCAAACTGGCCCAAGCTCTTGACTGTTCTTACAACACTCTGATGAATCACCTGAAGAAGTAG